The genomic interval TATCCCGGAAGAAATAGGAAACCGACTGGCACATACCGCCCACTTTCACTTCGGGCGTCACTTCATGCAGTTTTTCCTTCACCGCCAGATGCCAGTCCGCCATGTGCTGATCCACAAAATATTTCCAGTGCGGTTCATTCAACGGCTCAAAATATTTCGGGCGGTCGAAATCCGTGTAGTTATACAGGAACACATCGGCTGCCAGCTGAGCCGCCGCATCAATATTTTCCGGAATCCACTCCGGAGTACCGTGATAATCCGCGCCCTCCTGAAAATGCTGCCCCATGTATTTCGGATATGCATTATGATTGCCGTGCGCCGCCACATCCAGATTCGGCCCGAAATCCTCTACAAACTGTTTTCCCGGTACCGGCAGTTTCTGCTGTTTGAGCTTTGTGGTATCCGCATACCCCGGACGATTCGGATCTTCCGGAAGCATTGAAGCAGTATATTTCACAGGGCCCAGACTGCGGCCGAAACTGATGCCCAGATCGTGCACCAGATAATCATAAATATCTTCCGGCATACGCTTATCAAAACCGGTTCCGTTATCGCTCACCGCAAAATAGGCCTTACGGTTCACCTCGGAGACGCCCCCGATTTCACGGGTCGTATGGGCATCAACCACAATATGCGGCTCATCCCAGTTCACAGCACGGACCGCAACCGTTCCTTCACCGGAAATACATCCCGAGGCGAGTGCAGATAATGCAACCAGACTTCCATAATAAAACTTCATATTCATCTCTCCGTTACTTCTTTTTCAATAGATTCACAAATTTGCGTGGATGACGTTTTCTCGGCTTCTTCACCGTTACACGCAATTCCCCGATCGAAGCTTTGTTTTTATCCGCCGCCACCCGGGCCACGATACGCTCCATACCATTCCCCAGCGAACGCCGGGTGTGCTGCTGGATCACCCCATCCGTGGTCCAGTTTTTTCCATCGGCCGAACCCTCGATCAGGAACCAGTAATCAGGACCCAGCTCTTCCCGGCGCTGAAATTCGATGCCCACATATTCCCCCTGAGCATCGGCAAGCTCCACATAATGCGGCAGTTGTTCCGCTGACGGCAGTGCCGGATCCAGCGGATCTCCCCCATGGATATATTCATGGAAATTATCAACACCATCGCCATCAGTATCCGCCCTCGGATCAAGTGCTCCATACTTTTCCTCAAACCAGTCGGCAATCCCGTCTTTATCCGCATCCGGAGGCGGCAAAGGCGCCTCCGAATCGATATTATACAGATCATACTTTTTCAGCTTCGGCTCCAGCTTCGCTTTCTCGGCCAGCAGCATGTTTTTATATTCACCGTTCGGCAGATCATCCAGCCGGGTAAAGGAATGATAATCTCCCGGGCGCTTATTGACGTCATACCACGTTCCCTCCCCGTCCTTCATCACCTTGTCGTTACGAATCATCTGCGCATCAATACGCATGGCATAAATATAATCACGATGCTTCTTCGATTTTCCCGTCAGATAGGGCCACAGACTTTTTCCATCCAGTCGGTCGTATTCTTCCGGAAACTCAAAGCCCATCACCTCCGCCAGCGTCGGAAGAATATCCGTAAAGTCCGCACAAACCGGCAGGCGTCCCTGACGCAGATTTTCAACTCCCGGCGCATACACCAGCAAAGGTACCTGCTGTCCCTGCTGCTGGGTAATCCGGGCCTTCCCGAAGTTTCCGGCATTATCCTGCGTTCCATTATCCGCAAAGAAAAGAATGAGCGTATTCTCCAGCTCACCCATCTCCTTAAGCTTCTCGACATACTGCCACATGTGATAATCGAGATACTCCACATGATAGCTCAAACCCGCCGGGGTAATATTAATCCGTTCATACGTGCCGTCATCGTTTTTGATATGCTTCGGATCCTTGCGCACATATTTTCCGTTTTTCCACTCAATAACCG from Verrucomicrobia bacterium S94 carries:
- a CDS encoding sulfatase, with the translated sequence MMKMKWFPVAGVLLAVGALSAGAAEKKMNVILVMADDISAREFPFYESTTWTGDRRAKTPMMDRMIDGGGCFVETFWGSTICKPSRVQLMTGTYAYQNKYWDNKHIGSDCWNVYSAYESAPITLGNMSRDAGYANIWVSKNHIGAGGDALSFGFNECIFDPAEPARHMGWNPFGTPNTNPYPIFRTANPDDWDHESFFWWPEIQLINHPDYPDEPFKFVKTEINDYAPDLEMEYIFDFMERSKASGNPFFVMHHPHLGHLAKDCAIPGTPTIWPGTPVIEWKNGKYVRKDPKHIKNDDGTYERINITPAGLSYHVEYLDYHMWQYVEKLKEMGELENTLILFFADNGTQDNAGNFGKARITQQQGQQVPLLVYAPGVENLRQGRLPVCADFTDILPTLAEVMGFEFPEEYDRLDGKSLWPYLTGKSKKHRDYIYAMRIDAQMIRNDKVMKDGEGTWYDVNKRPGDYHSFTRLDDLPNGEYKNMLLAEKAKLEPKLKKYDLYNIDSEAPLPPPDADKDGIADWFEEKYGALDPRADTDGDGVDNFHEYIHGGDPLDPALPSAEQLPHYVELADAQGEYVGIEFQRREELGPDYWFLIEGSADGKNWTTDGVIQQHTRRSLGNGMERIVARVAADKNKASIGELRVTVKKPRKRHPRKFVNLLKKK